A single region of the Cucumis melo cultivar AY chromosome 3, USDA_Cmelo_AY_1.0, whole genome shotgun sequence genome encodes:
- the LOC103488517 gene encoding protein BIG GRAIN 1-like A, producing MKKWDYYEHKNPSFSSTLLDEIYRSIDDGEKKPTGETKFYREMPTVKKQIKTRAFEDQEMANLRRACMIEKWMEKKVSEKANVYSKQERYRKTPHDFDHDRDTLFFTSTSSSSDSSSGGFSSSDTESVFATRSLTPSSCFASSRLKVIRTGACVRPAETERKKIQFQGKNDRKVLDEFSKSKSSGTKKVKQPISPGVRLAGLINSLFTAGNTRKSKNTTTTETKVKTGEESTCSSASSFARSCLSKSSASSKGNNTKRSVRFCPVSVIFDEDCRPYGHKCLYEEDGSNLMPVSIPTAWKIGRSPIGKSAEKELKSQLTENSRKVEAAARELIKNLNSNTQNNNYDDDDDNASCSSSDLFELEHLEMIGQRRFSEELPVYETTHVEKNRAISKGLLL from the coding sequence ATGAAGAAGTGGGATTACTACGAACACAAAAACCCATCTTTTTCCTCCACTCTTCTTGACGAAATCTACCGATCCATCGACGACGGAGAGAAAAAACCCACGGGAGAGACGAAGTTCTACAGAGAAATGCCGACGGTGAAGAAACAGATTAAAACCAGAGCTTTTGAAGACCAAGAAATGGCGAATCTCCGGCGAGCTTGCATGATAGAGAAATGGATGGAAAAGAAAGTCAGCGAAAAGGCCAACGTTTATAGTAAACAAGAACGCTACAGGAAAACGCCTCACGATTTCGACCACGATCGCGATACTCTGTTTTTCACCTCAACTTCCAGTTCTTCCGATTCCAGCTCCGGCGGTTTCTCTTCTTCCGACACTGAATCAGTGTTCGCAACCAGATCCTTAACCCCATCATCCTGTTTTGCCTCCTCAAGACTCAAGGTAATTCGCACTGGTGCCTGTGTCCGTCCGGCGGAAACAGAGAGAAAGAAGATTCAGTTTCAGGGAAAAAATGACCGCAAAGTGTTAGACGAATTTTCCAAGTCAAAATCAAGTGGTACGAAGAAAGTGAAGCAACCAATTTCACCAGGGGTTCGACTCGCCGGATTAATTAACTCCCTCTTCACCGCCGGAAACACCCGAAAGTCGAAGAACACGACAACAACAGAAACAAAAGTTAAAACAGGGGAAGAATCCACATGTTCATCAGCTTCCTCATTTGCAAGATCGTGTCTAAGCAAAAGCTCTGCTTCTTCAAAAGGAAATAACACAAAAAGATCAGTTCGTTTTTGCCCAGTTAGCGTAATCTTCGACGAAGATTGCAGACCCTACGGCCACAAATGTCTTTACGAAGAAGATGGATCGAATCTAATGCCGGTATCAATTCCCACCGCCTGGAAAATCGGCCGCTCACCGATTGGAAAATCAGcggaaaaagaattaaaatccCAACTCACAGAGAACAGCAGAAAAGTAGAAGCTGCAGCCAGAGAGCTTATAAAGAACTTAAACAGCAACACCCAAAACAACAACTACGACGACGATGACGACAATGCTAGCTGTTCAAGTTCGGATCTTTTCGAATTGGAACATCTGGAAATGATCGGCCAACGACGGTTCAGCGAAGAACTCCCAGTGTATGAAACAACTCACGTTGAGAAAAATCGTGCAATTTCAAAGGGGTTATTACTGTAA